From one Microbacterium sp. 10M-3C3 genomic stretch:
- a CDS encoding nuclear transport factor 2 family protein produces the protein MSDTVAETSLAEITAELARLREEVADARRLAQRAEDRGEVENLFNRYMYLHNAFEDEQIIPLWVKEGTEGIRARYTNAGQYTTWESVTRYHRDRPHPVGKLILHATTTPVIEVAGDGQTAKGVWMMAGTESGLTDPKVAEAFPDMYSPQEVLGKKVWAHWVWCKYAIDFLKQDGEWKFWKFRCYELARAPFEENWVSFGLKNQGAFDLDLMYFGDDGKPVFMPPADEPVPDTNHPYSPETVQKLEPVPPVKHDHFTDTFA, from the coding sequence ATGTCCGACACCGTCGCCGAGACGTCGCTGGCCGAGATCACCGCGGAGCTCGCCCGCCTGCGCGAGGAGGTCGCCGATGCGCGACGCCTCGCCCAGCGTGCCGAGGACCGCGGCGAGGTGGAGAACCTGTTCAACCGCTACATGTACCTGCACAACGCCTTCGAGGACGAGCAGATCATCCCGCTGTGGGTGAAGGAAGGCACGGAGGGCATCCGCGCCCGCTACACCAACGCCGGCCAGTACACGACGTGGGAGAGCGTCACGCGCTACCACCGCGACCGGCCGCACCCCGTCGGCAAGCTCATCCTGCACGCGACGACGACCCCGGTCATCGAGGTCGCCGGCGACGGGCAGACCGCCAAGGGCGTGTGGATGATGGCCGGCACGGAGTCCGGCCTCACCGACCCGAAGGTCGCCGAGGCGTTCCCCGACATGTACTCGCCGCAGGAGGTGCTCGGCAAGAAGGTCTGGGCGCACTGGGTGTGGTGCAAGTACGCCATCGACTTCCTCAAGCAGGACGGCGAATGGAAGTTCTGGAAGTTCCGCTGCTACGAGCTCGCCCGCGCGCCGTTCGAGGAGAACTGGGTGAGCTTCGGCCTGAAGAACCAGGGCGCGTTCGACCTGGACCTCATGTACTTCGGCGACGACGGCAAGCCCGTGTTCATGCCGCCGGCCGACGAGCCCGTGCCCGACACCAACCACCCGTACAGCCCCGAGACCGTGCAGAAGCTCGAGCCGGTTCCGCCGGTCAAGCACGACCACTTCACCGACACGTTCGCCTAG
- a CDS encoding DUF6379 domain-containing protein, with translation MATHNSLFAEKDVRRTDDGLAVSLQLPWYRSLWLSAVDDVAATVNGVPVPKADLRFALEGREYRIEELPEQYDTLWFVADRPDVLIHLDEVPAAGETVTVEIVLTMRLLYMQIMPGVDGGPGRYVTNRVPVERELVLA, from the coding sequence ATGGCAACCCACAACTCCCTCTTCGCCGAGAAGGACGTCCGCCGCACCGACGACGGTCTCGCCGTCTCGCTGCAGCTGCCCTGGTACCGGAGCCTGTGGCTCTCGGCCGTCGACGACGTCGCGGCCACGGTCAACGGCGTGCCCGTGCCGAAGGCGGATCTCCGCTTCGCGCTCGAGGGCCGCGAGTACCGCATCGAGGAGCTGCCGGAGCAGTACGACACCCTGTGGTTCGTCGCCGATCGTCCCGACGTGCTCATCCACCTCGACGAGGTGCCCGCCGCCGGCGAGACCGTCACGGTCGAGATCGTCCTGACGATGCGCCTTCTCTACATGCAGATCATGCCCGGCGTCGACGGCGGCCCCGGCCGCTACGTCACCAACCGCGTGCCGGTCGAGCGCGAACTGGTCCTGGCATGA